A window from Mycobacterium saskatchewanense encodes these proteins:
- a CDS encoding virulence factor Mce family protein, with protein sequence MLTPFIRRQLIVFGIMTVISVLVLGVYYLQIPSLVGIGRYTLNAELPASGGLYPTANVTYRGITIGKVTDVEPTETGARAKMSLDSRYKIPVDATANVHSVSAVGEQYLDLESTGSHPRQFFSDGQTITCGPGPQCKNTVPSEIGPALDTANRGLAALPKDKISSLLDETAQSVGGLGPALQRLVDGTQAIVGDFKTNISDTNDLIQHSGPILDSQVNSGSAIERWARNLNRLSAQAAQNDQHVRSVLSQAAPTADQVNEVFNDVRDSLPQTLANLEVVFDLLKRYHTGVEQVLVFLPQGASIAQTVAAPFPNQAALDLALSINQPPPCLTGFIPAPEWRSPADTSMQPLPSGTYCKIPMDTPANSVRGSRNIPCTDVPGKRAATPRECRDPKPYVPAGTNPWYGDPNQTLTCPAPAARCDQPVKPGLVIPAPSVDNGLNPAPSDRVAGTPPPVSDPLSRPGSGTVQCNGQQPNPCVYTPGGPPVAMYSPQSGQLVGPDGVKYSVENSTKTGDDGWKEMLAPAG encoded by the coding sequence TTGCTGACACCCTTCATCAGACGCCAGCTGATCGTCTTCGGGATCATGACCGTGATCTCGGTCCTGGTGCTGGGTGTCTACTACCTGCAGATTCCCAGCCTGGTGGGCATCGGCCGGTACACGCTGAACGCGGAGCTGCCCGCGTCCGGGGGCCTGTACCCCACGGCCAACGTGACCTACCGCGGCATCACCATCGGCAAGGTCACCGACGTCGAGCCCACCGAGACGGGCGCCCGCGCGAAGATGAGCCTCGACAGCCGCTACAAGATCCCGGTCGACGCCACGGCCAACGTGCACTCGGTCTCGGCGGTCGGTGAGCAGTACCTCGATTTGGAATCGACCGGCAGCCATCCCCGCCAGTTCTTCTCTGACGGGCAGACCATCACGTGCGGGCCCGGCCCGCAGTGCAAGAACACGGTGCCCAGCGAGATCGGACCGGCCCTGGACACGGCCAATCGCGGGCTCGCCGCCCTGCCGAAGGACAAGATCAGCTCATTGCTCGACGAGACGGCCCAGTCCGTCGGCGGATTGGGTCCCGCCCTGCAGCGACTCGTCGACGGCACGCAGGCGATCGTCGGTGACTTCAAGACCAACATCTCGGACACCAACGACCTCATCCAGCATTCCGGACCGATCCTGGACAGCCAGGTCAATTCGGGCAGCGCCATCGAGCGTTGGGCGCGCAACCTGAACAGGTTGTCGGCCCAGGCCGCCCAGAACGACCAGCACGTGCGGAGCGTGCTGTCCCAGGCCGCGCCGACCGCCGATCAGGTCAACGAGGTGTTCAACGACGTCCGGGACTCGCTGCCCCAGACCTTGGCCAATCTCGAGGTGGTGTTCGACCTGCTCAAGCGCTACCACACGGGTGTGGAGCAGGTGCTGGTGTTCCTTCCCCAGGGCGCGTCGATCGCGCAGACGGTGGCCGCCCCGTTCCCGAACCAGGCGGCTCTGGACCTCGCGCTGTCGATCAACCAGCCGCCGCCGTGCCTCACCGGCTTCATTCCGGCACCGGAGTGGCGGTCGCCTGCCGACACGAGCATGCAGCCGCTGCCGTCGGGGACGTACTGCAAGATCCCGATGGACACCCCGGCCAACAGCGTGCGCGGGTCGCGCAACATCCCCTGCACCGACGTTCCGGGCAAGCGGGCGGCCACGCCGCGCGAGTGCCGCGACCCCAAGCCGTACGTGCCGGCGGGTACCAACCCCTGGTACGGCGACCCGAACCAGACCCTGACGTGCCCGGCGCCCGCGGCCCGCTGTGACCAGCCGGTCAAGCCGGGGTTGGTGATCCCGGCGCCGTCGGTGGACAACGGCTTGAACCCGGCACCGTCGGATCGCGTCGCGGGAACACCGCCACCGGTCAGCGACCCGTTGTCGCGCCCCGGATCGGGTACGGTGCAGTGCAACGGCCAGCAGCCCAACCCGTGCGTTTACACTCCGGGCGGGCCCCCAGTCGCGATGTACAGCCCGCAGAGCGGTCAGCTGGTGGGGCCCGACGGGGTCAAGTACTCCGTCGAAAACTCGACCAAAACAGGAGACGACGGATGGAAGGAGATGCTGGCGCCAGCCGGCTGA
- a CDS encoding virulence factor Mce family protein: MSTIFDIRNLRLPKLTRATMIVGTVAVVLVLALGYVGYQLYQKLTNNTVVAYFPAANALYPGDKVQIMGLRVGAIDKIEPTGDKMKVTFHYENKYKVPANASAVILNPTLVASRAIQLEPAYKGGPVLADNAVIPEERTQVPVEWDQLRNSITNIISKLGPTPEQPTGPFGEVIESFADGLAGKGKQINTTLSSLSQAVTALNEGRGDFFAVLKSLALFVNALHQDDQQFVALNQNLADVTTRLAHNDSDLANAVQQFDSLLSTVRPFLDKNRQVLTQDVNNLATATNALLQPDPLNGLETALHILPTAASNINQIYHPSHGAVVAIPAITNFANPMQFICSAIQAGSRAGYQESAELCAQYLGPILDSIKFNYLPFGLNLFSTAETLPKEVAYSEPRLQPPNGYKDTTVPGIWVPDTPTSHRNTQPGWIVAPGMQGQQVGPITSGLMTPDSLAELMGGPDIAPVQSTLQTPPGPPNAYDENPSPLIGLNPPQVPIPPPPPGPGVVPGPVAPTPSPLDAGLGQ, from the coding sequence TTGAGCACCATCTTTGACATCCGCAACCTGCGGTTACCGAAGCTGACGCGCGCGACCATGATCGTCGGCACGGTGGCGGTGGTGCTCGTGTTGGCGCTCGGCTACGTGGGCTACCAGCTCTATCAGAAGCTGACCAACAACACGGTGGTCGCGTATTTCCCGGCGGCGAACGCTTTGTACCCGGGGGACAAGGTTCAGATCATGGGCCTGCGGGTGGGCGCGATCGACAAGATCGAGCCGACCGGCGACAAGATGAAGGTCACCTTCCACTACGAGAACAAGTACAAGGTGCCGGCCAACGCGTCGGCGGTGATCCTCAACCCCACGCTGGTGGCGTCGCGCGCGATCCAGTTGGAGCCCGCCTACAAGGGCGGCCCGGTGCTGGCCGACAACGCGGTGATCCCCGAGGAGCGCACGCAGGTCCCGGTGGAATGGGACCAGCTGCGCAACAGCATCACCAACATCATCTCCAAGCTCGGCCCGACGCCCGAGCAGCCGACGGGCCCGTTCGGTGAGGTGATCGAGTCGTTCGCCGACGGGTTGGCCGGCAAGGGCAAGCAGATCAACACCACGCTCAGCAGCCTCTCGCAGGCAGTGACCGCCCTGAACGAGGGCCGCGGCGACTTCTTCGCGGTGCTCAAGAGCCTGGCGCTGTTCGTCAACGCGCTGCACCAGGACGACCAGCAGTTCGTGGCGCTCAACCAGAACCTGGCCGACGTGACCACCCGGCTCGCGCACAACGACAGCGATCTGGCCAACGCGGTCCAGCAATTCGACAGCCTGCTGTCCACCGTGCGCCCGTTCCTGGACAAGAACCGCCAGGTGTTGACGCAGGACGTGAACAACCTGGCGACCGCGACGAATGCGCTGCTTCAGCCCGATCCGCTGAACGGGCTGGAGACCGCGCTGCACATCCTGCCGACGGCCGCGTCCAACATCAACCAGATCTACCACCCGTCGCACGGCGCGGTGGTCGCCATCCCGGCGATCACCAACTTCGCCAACCCGATGCAGTTCATCTGCAGCGCGATCCAGGCCGGCAGCCGCGCCGGGTACCAGGAGTCCGCCGAGCTGTGCGCGCAGTACCTCGGGCCGATCCTGGATTCGATCAAGTTCAACTATCTGCCCTTCGGCCTGAACCTGTTCAGCACCGCCGAGACCTTGCCCAAGGAGGTCGCGTACTCGGAACCACGGCTGCAGCCGCCGAACGGTTATAAGGACACGACCGTCCCGGGCATCTGGGTGCCGGACACGCCGACGTCGCACCGCAACACCCAGCCCGGCTGGATCGTCGCCCCCGGCATGCAGGGTCAGCAGGTGGGGCCGATCACGTCGGGTCTGATGACGCCCGACTCGCTGGCCGAGCTCATGGGAGGCCCTGACATCGCGCCCGTCCAGTCCACGTTGCAGACCCCGCCGGGACCGCCGAACGCGTACGACGAGAACCCGTCGCCGCTCATCGGGCTGAACCCGCCGCAGGTGCCGATCCCGCCGCCTCCGCCGGGCCCCGGTGTGGTCCCGGGCCCGGTCGCGCCGACGCCCTCTCCGCTTGACGCAGGGCTGGGCCAGTGA
- a CDS encoding virulence factor Mce family protein: protein MRTLEPPNRMRIGLMGILVTLLIVGVGQSITSVPMLTAKPEYYGQFTDTGGISTGDKVRIAGVDVGKVESLRIDGDHIVVKFNIGTATIGTESRLAIKTDTILGKKILEIEARGNQTLRPGSALPLGQSTTPYQIYDAFFDATKAASGWDIDTVKQSLHVLSDTIDQTYPHLSAALDGVAKFSDTIGKRDEEIKHLLAQANQVASVLGDRSDQVDRLLVNAKTLLAAFNERGRAIDALLANVAAFSQQVKGFINDNPNLNHVLEQLRTVSDILVQRKDDLAAGFTEVGKFLPSLNEAIASGPFFKVVLHNLAPYQIIQPFVDAAFKKRGIDPENFWRSAGLPEFRWPDPNGTRFPNGAPPPAPPVLEGTPDHPGPAVPPGSPCSYTPANPGGNITTGDEGLPRPWNPLPCAGANIGPFGGPGFPAPVDVATSPPNPDGLPPTPGIPIAGRPGDPPPNAPGTPVPLPTQAPPGARTENLAPAGPTPPPSTFAPALPPGPPAPPGPGNQLPAPFINPGGTGGSGAAGGGSQN, encoded by the coding sequence ATGAGAACGCTTGAACCACCCAACCGGATGCGCATCGGCTTGATGGGCATCCTGGTCACGCTGCTCATCGTCGGCGTGGGTCAGAGCATCACGAGTGTTCCGATGCTCACGGCCAAGCCCGAGTACTACGGGCAGTTCACCGACACCGGCGGCATCAGCACCGGCGACAAGGTGCGCATCGCCGGCGTGGACGTCGGCAAGGTGGAGAGCCTGCGGATCGACGGCGACCACATCGTGGTCAAGTTCAACATCGGCACGGCCACCATCGGCACCGAGAGTCGGCTGGCCATCAAGACCGACACCATCCTCGGTAAGAAGATCCTCGAGATCGAGGCCCGGGGCAACCAGACGCTGCGGCCGGGCAGCGCCCTGCCACTGGGGCAGAGCACGACCCCCTATCAGATCTACGACGCGTTCTTCGACGCCACCAAGGCCGCCTCCGGATGGGACATCGACACGGTCAAGCAGTCGCTGCACGTGCTCTCGGACACGATCGATCAGACCTATCCGCACCTGAGTGCCGCGCTCGACGGGGTCGCGAAATTCTCCGACACCATCGGCAAGCGCGACGAGGAGATCAAACACCTGCTCGCCCAGGCGAACCAGGTGGCGAGCGTCCTCGGGGACCGCAGCGACCAGGTCGATCGCCTGCTGGTCAACGCGAAGACGCTGCTGGCCGCGTTCAACGAGCGCGGGCGCGCGATCGACGCCTTGCTGGCCAACGTCGCCGCGTTCTCCCAGCAGGTCAAGGGCTTCATCAACGACAACCCGAACCTGAACCACGTGCTCGAGCAGCTGCGGACGGTCAGCGACATCCTGGTGCAGCGCAAGGACGACCTGGCCGCGGGCTTCACCGAGGTCGGCAAGTTCCTGCCGTCGCTGAACGAGGCCATCGCATCGGGCCCGTTCTTCAAAGTCGTGCTGCACAACCTGGCGCCGTACCAGATCATCCAGCCTTTCGTCGACGCCGCCTTCAAGAAGCGCGGCATCGACCCGGAGAACTTCTGGCGCAGCGCCGGCCTGCCGGAGTTCCGCTGGCCCGACCCCAACGGCACCCGGTTCCCCAACGGCGCGCCGCCGCCGGCGCCGCCGGTGTTGGAGGGCACGCCGGACCACCCCGGGCCCGCGGTTCCCCCGGGATCGCCCTGCTCCTACACGCCGGCCAACCCCGGCGGCAACATCACCACCGGCGACGAGGGCCTGCCCCGGCCGTGGAACCCGCTGCCGTGTGCCGGTGCGAACATCGGTCCGTTCGGCGGCCCGGGCTTCCCCGCGCCCGTCGACGTCGCGACGTCGCCACCCAACCCGGACGGCCTGCCGCCCACGCCGGGCATCCCGATCGCGGGGCGGCCGGGTGACCCGCCGCCGAATGCGCCCGGCACCCCGGTGCCGCTGCCGACGCAGGCGCCGCCGGGCGCGCGCACCGAGAACCTGGCGCCGGCCGGCCCGACGCCGCCGCCGTCGACGTTCGCCCCGGCCCTGCCGCCGGGCCCGCCGGCGCCGCCCGGACCGGGAAACCAACTGCCGGCACCGTTCATCAATCCGGGCGGAACCGGAGGCAGCGGCGCAGCGGGAGGGGGTAGCCAGAATTGA
- a CDS encoding virulence factor Mce family protein, producing MRRATSLTGLIRHRAWQTLVLAVAAVALSSCGWRGISNVPIPGGPGSGSGAMTIYVQVPDTLAINGNSKVMVADVFVGSIKSIQLKNWIATLTLGIDKNVKLPKNATAKIGQTSLLGSQHVELAAPPNPSQQFLKDGDTIPLKNSSAFPTTEQTLASLSLILRGGGIPNLEVLQNEVFNIFNGRGNQIRSFLGKLDTFTDQLNQQRDDITHAIDSTNRLLAYVGGRADVLDRVLTDLPPLIKHFADTKNLLINAVDSLGRLSQAADQYLSEARGPLHTDLQALQCPLKELGKASPYLIGALKLILTQPFDIDTVPKLFRGDYINVSLTLDVTYSAVDNAFLTGTGLSGALRALEQSFGRDPETMIPDVRYTPNPNDAPGGPLVERADRNC from the coding sequence GTGAGGCGCGCGACGAGCCTTACGGGGCTGATCCGGCACCGGGCCTGGCAGACCCTGGTGCTGGCGGTGGCCGCGGTGGCGCTGAGCTCGTGCGGTTGGCGCGGCATCTCGAACGTGCCGATCCCGGGCGGCCCGGGCAGCGGTTCGGGTGCCATGACCATCTACGTGCAGGTGCCGGACACGCTCGCGATCAACGGCAACAGCAAGGTGATGGTCGCCGACGTCTTCGTCGGGTCCATCAAGTCGATTCAGCTGAAAAACTGGATCGCCACGCTGACGCTGGGCATCGACAAGAATGTGAAGCTGCCGAAGAACGCCACCGCCAAGATCGGCCAGACCTCCCTGCTGGGGTCCCAGCACGTCGAGCTGGCCGCACCGCCGAACCCGTCCCAGCAGTTCCTCAAGGACGGCGACACCATCCCGCTGAAGAACTCCTCTGCGTTCCCGACCACCGAGCAGACGCTGGCGAGCCTCTCGCTGATCCTGCGCGGCGGCGGCATCCCCAACCTGGAGGTGCTACAGAACGAGGTCTTCAATATCTTCAACGGGCGGGGTAACCAGATCCGGTCGTTCCTGGGCAAGCTGGACACCTTCACCGACCAGCTCAACCAGCAGCGCGACGACATCACCCACGCCATCGACTCGACCAACCGGCTGCTGGCCTACGTGGGTGGCCGGGCCGACGTCCTCGATCGGGTGCTCACCGACCTCCCGCCGCTGATAAAGCACTTCGCCGACACCAAGAACCTGCTGATCAACGCGGTCGACTCGCTGGGACGGCTCAGCCAGGCCGCCGACCAGTACCTGTCGGAGGCGCGCGGGCCCCTGCACACCGACCTGCAGGCGCTGCAGTGCCCGCTCAAGGAGCTGGGCAAGGCCTCGCCGTACCTGATCGGCGCGCTGAAGCTGATCCTCACCCAGCCGTTCGACATCGACACGGTGCCGAAGCTGTTCCGCGGTGACTACATCAACGTCTCGCTGACGCTCGACGTGACTTACAGCGCGGTCGACAACGCGTTCCTCACTGGCACGGGGCTGTCGGGTGCCCTTCGGGCGCTGGAGCAGTCGTTTGGCCGCGACCCCGAGACGATGATCCCCGACGTCCGCTACACGCCGAACCCCAATGACGCGCCGGGCGGACCGCTGGTGGAAAGGGCGGATAGGAATTGCTGA